The sequence AGGTTGAGGGTTTGGGCTACATCAGACATACATTTCTGTATTTTAGAAAAGAATAAGGGTATACCTCAATGGCATAGTCCGGGGGGAAAGTTTTACAGCACAAGACCAGATTGGTTTTAGGTGGTAGCGCTGCCTGCGCGCAATTTTAATATTTCAGTGCCCGCAACAACAGCCATGCAACTTATCCAGCGAGGAAGGACATAACCATCGCAGCAAATGCCTGCGGTGCTTCCGCATGGACCCAATGGCCGACATTGGGCAGGTGTTGGATTTGGGCCGCCGGGAAAAGTTGCTGAATCTGCGGGGCATCGTTTTCGGTGATGTAATTCGATCGCCCCCCTTTTACAAACAAAGCCGGCCCTGTAAACTGCTGCGCGGTTTCAACCCCCTCATTGATGCGGGTATAACTGTTATAAATCGCATCCAGGTTCATTTTCCAGCTGTACCGCCCACCACCCTGCGAGGCGAGGTTTTTCAATAAAAACTGTCGCACACCTGCTTCTTTGATGTGCTCCGCCAGGGCGTTGTCTATATCCTGGCGCCCGCTGTAAGCCGGCAAATCGAGGCCTTTCAACGCATTCAAAATGTGCATATGATGGGGAGGATAAGCCCGTGGCGCCATATCAGCCACGATAAGTTTTGAGACCAGTTCAGGATGCTCCAGCGCGAGCCACATCGCAACCTTCCCGCCCATAGAGTGCCCCAAGACATGCGCCTGTCCAAGCTGGTTATCGAGGATAAACTCGCGGACATCCGCAGTCATACTGGCGTAATCGAAGACGGGATTATGGGGCGAGCGGCCGTGGTTGCGCAGGTCGAGTGTATAGACGCTGTACTTCT is a genomic window of Bacteroidota bacterium containing:
- a CDS encoding alpha/beta fold hydrolase; translated protein: MKLFHQAYGEGPALLILHGLLGASGNWHTLSRSVFSEKYSVYTLDLRNHGRSPHNPVFDYASMTADVREFILDNQLGQAHVLGHSMGGKVAMWLALEHPELVSKLIVADMAPRAYPPHHMHILNALKGLDLPAYSGRQDIDNALAEHIKEAGVRQFLLKNLASQGGGRYSWKMNLDAIYNSYTRINEGVETAQQFTGPALFVKGGRSNYITENDAPQIQQLFPAAQIQHLPNVGHWVHAEAPQAFAAMVMSFLAG